From a single Candoia aspera isolate rCanAsp1 chromosome 2, rCanAsp1.hap2, whole genome shotgun sequence genomic region:
- the LOC134490026 gene encoding hepatic lectin-like: protein MKLHFFLFLPDTSILPELRSLNFSSTKENCDASIAPFNFRELKTNFQTILRSFKQCFDEKRTASLQKVEEQLFRIERKLDGLQNKRGRYEKRINMTSEKSNICWRTFQTNTYYFSHTEEKWERAREICADVDSYLLVINSKKEQDFVIQNIRYSTWLGLNDAKEEGTWRWVDGSPLEERFWRQGEPNNGGKDEDCAVLYKQGNWNDIHCDTRVSFICEREQVCVH from the exons AtgaaattacatttctttctttttcttccagataCTTCAATACTTCCAGAACTCAGGTCACTAAATTTCAGCTCCACAAAAGAAAACTGTGATGCTTCCATAGCACCATTCAATTTCAGAGAACTAAAGACCAATTTTCAAACCATACTCAGAAGCTTCAAACAATGTTTTGATGAGAAGAGAACAGCCAGTCTTCAGAAAGTGGAAGAACAACTATTcagaatagaaagaaaattagATGGGCTACAAAATAAAAGAGGTAGATATGAAAAACGAATCAACATGACATCAGAAAAGAGCA ATATTTGCTGGCGGACGTTTCAGACAAACACCTACTACTTCTCTCACActgaagaaaaatgggagaggGCAAGAGAAATATGTGCTGATGTTGACTCCTACCTGCTCGTTATTAACAGCAAGAAAGAGCAG GATTTTGTGATTCAGAATATAAGATACTCCACCTGGCTTGGCTTAAATGATGCCAAGGAAGAGGGAACTTGGCGCTGGGTTGATGGATCACCACTGGAagaaag GTTCTGGAGACAAGGTGAACCCAACAATGGTGGGAAAGATGAAGATTGTGCTGTCCTATATAAACAGGGAAACTGGAATGACATTCACTGTGATACAAGAGTTAGCTTTATTTGTGAGAGGGAACAGGTCTGCGTGCACTGA